The sequence ACCTCGCGGGCGCAGGCGTCGAGCAGGTCCAGTACCTGGCGGGCGCGGGCCTTGCGGGCGCGCAGCGGGCTGACGGGGTGGACGAGCGGGGCGAGCGACAGCCTGGCCCGGCCCAGCAGCAGTTCCAGCTCGGCGGCGAGGGGCGCCGGGTCGGCGTGCTGGTCACCGGCCAGCCGCAGCGCCGCGGCGCCGGTGCAGCGGTGCACGCAGTGCAGGGCGCGCTGGATCCACGCCTCGGTGGTGGCGTGCGTGGTGACGGGCAGGATCAGGGCGACCCCGAGGACCGCACCGAGGGCCCCGGCCGCGGTCTCCTCGAAGCGGAGCCACAGCAGCCCGGGGTGCAGGACGCCGAGGAGCCCGTAGAGCAGTCCGGCCATGACGGTGACGAAGAAGGTCATCCAGCTGTACGAGGGCGCTGCCGTGTAGAAGATCCCGAAGACGCAGACGGCGACCAGCGCGGCGGTGGGCGCGGGTGCCCCGTGGAGCGGTACCGCGACCAGCAGTCCGACGCCGATCCCGGCGACGGTCCCGACGACGCGGCGGAAGCCGCGGACGAGCGTCTCCCCGCGCGAGGCCGTGTTGACGAAGATCCACCAGGCGGTGCCGACCGCCCAGTACCAGCGGTCCGGGGACAGCAGCATCCCCACCGCGAGCGCGATCGCGCAGGCCGCGGTGGCCTGGAGCGCCTGACGGGTGGTGGGCCTGTCGAATCCGTATCCGGTGAGGGGCGCGGGCTGGGCGGGCAACGGGGTGCGGCGCTCGATGCACCAGGCGCCGAAGCGGACCGCGCAGGACGCCGCGACGGCCAGCGCCATCGCGCCGTACAGCTCCGGCAGCTGGGCCGGAACGGCGTGCAGGAACTGGGTGCTGAAGAACATCATGAAGCCGAAGATCCCCAGCGCGTGGCCGCGCGGCCCCCAGCGCCGGGCGTACACGCCGGCGAAGACGACGGCCAGCCAGCAGACGGCCCGCAGCAGGGGCAGTCCGTGCAGGGTGCTCGCCAGGGCGAGCACCGGGAAGCCGACGGCGGGCAGCAGCAGGGTGGTCACCGCCTGCCTGCGGACGGTCGGGTCGCCGACCGTGAACAGCGCGAGGAGCGCGGCGAGTCCTCCGGTGATGGAGGCGGTCAGGGAAAGGCCGGCCAGTTCGGCCGCGGCCACGGCCAGGCCGATACCGAGCACGGCACGCAGGGAGACCCGCAGTCGTACAAGCCCCGGATCCGGGGCCACGAACATCCTCTTCACGACGGTCGGACCGCCCCCTTCGGCTGGAG is a genomic window of Streptomyces sp. NBC_01237 containing:
- a CDS encoding FUSC family protein, translated to MFVAPDPGLVRLRVSLRAVLGIGLAVAAAELAGLSLTASITGGLAALLALFTVGDPTVRRQAVTTLLLPAVGFPVLALASTLHGLPLLRAVCWLAVVFAGVYARRWGPRGHALGIFGFMMFFSTQFLHAVPAQLPELYGAMALAVAASCAVRFGAWCIERRTPLPAQPAPLTGYGFDRPTTRQALQATAACAIALAVGMLLSPDRWYWAVGTAWWIFVNTASRGETLVRGFRRVVGTVAGIGVGLLVAVPLHGAPAPTAALVAVCVFGIFYTAAPSYSWMTFFVTVMAGLLYGLLGVLHPGLLWLRFEETAAGALGAVLGVALILPVTTHATTEAWIQRALHCVHRCTGAAALRLAGDQHADPAPLAAELELLLGRARLSLAPLVHPVSPLRARKARARQVLDLLDACAREVRGLATVAADPDASHDARLTAACHRVEAAVLALVPPGQPRADRPDVPVHAPHHHPGAEAALAHLHALEGALVDLAAPLRSSTRAPLVSA